CTAAGTTTCATCCCTTTTATTTGTTTGGTTGTTAACCTTGGTAACTAGCTAGGTGTATTGCATATCAAAGAACCATAAAAATGTGCAGGAAGAGGAAATTtgagaatatatggctatttattaaGGTCTATGCTTTTGTACTAAATCTTCATTACCTAAACCATTCAGTAGGGGATGAGCTTTCAGTTAGAAATATCTAAAGGAAAATATTTAGAAATCCAATAGTGGTACTATCAGAAATAAACCGCTGAGgtagacaatgggttttgtgttcATTAATTGGATATACCCTTTTAAATTAAGCATTAATCTAATAGTACGTTTGGAATGAAAATGAATTATTGCTTATGCTGTCCATTTTGTGATAGATGAAGTCAATGCCATAGGGCTTTTTCACTGTTTGTCCTAGATGATTTGATAATGCTAAGGATAACCTATGCCATTTATTTACTAATCGTGACACCATTCCATGAgtcatgaattattaaaaaaataagaggACTGAGAGGTGATTTTAGATGAAACAAAGACTTTATGGTTAGTATTGTATTGAAAATATATTGTTCTGATTATTTGTTAAAAGGAATAAATTTCCGATCTAGGAATATATCCATTGAGGTTGATTTCATTTCCCCTTCAAAGAGGTTGTTACTTCACTCTTGCTTGTATAAAACCTTGGTAGTTCTTTACCTGACTCCAAGCATGTGTTCTCTCTGTAGGTTTTTTGTTTATAAATTTGAAACGTGTTTTGTTTTTAACTTGGgattttttaaaacaaaaataagATAGAATACTAGGTCAAATGAGTACAGCCATCCTTAGTTTTTAACTAAGGATATTGATTTGTATAGAGCTCAGTGGCAAAAGAGGATCCACGAACTGACCTCAAGTGGATTGTTAACTTTGATGTTTTGTTGTTCTTGTTTATCTTTGACATGCACGTGTTCTTTATTGGTCTCCATTTCTTCAGTTTGAAGAATAGCCTCTATTTTGGGATCAGCTATGGATAGCCAGATGAGATCTCTTGAATTGTCATTGTGATTTAGAAATAAAAGgcatgaaattaaaataaaaaaaaaatctttggctCCCAGCTGCCTGCTGCTTCTCCATAGTTGATTTTGTAAATGTTGCTGCTTTTGTTTTCTAATGATGCTTGCATCCTTCATTGATTGTAATGTGTAGTAAGTATAACATTGCTTTTTTCATGTATAGTAACTATGTCATGTGTAATCCATATTTTTCATGATTGTGATATACTTATATTTCATTATGACCTTTTAAATGCCAATGATGAGTATGTATTTTGAAAGGTGTTCTGATTAACATCTCAAGAAATTATTTTATCTACTTTTGTATATTGTTAACAATCATGATCGTGTCAGAAGTTGGAACTGGCCTTAAACTGCCTGAGTTGATTTTTTAATGATGAGATTTACCTGGAATTGTGATAGTGTTTTAGTATCTTTACTTGTGTGTTGTCTTTATGTAACACGCCAGCTCTTCTGTTTCTTGTTTCTTTACTTAAATAGCATTGGTCCCTGTCCAAGTAGAATatattttcatcaaaacttttacGTGATGCAGCACTGCTGGGTGCCCATTTGGTGAAGGGTGTCATTTCCTGCACTATGTACCTGGAGGCATTGCTGCTGTTTCACAGATGACCAATTTGGGCAACCCGACAGTCGCTGCTGCCAGAAATCTTATGCCTCCTTCAACAATCCCCAATGGTCTGCCCTCTTCTGCCGTAAAGACGCGCATGTGCAACAAGTATAATACTGCTGATGGTTGCAAATTTGGGGAGAAGTGCCATTTTGCACATGGGGAATGGGAGCTTGGAAAACCTATTATTCCATCCCATGATGGCCATATGGCACCCTCAATGGGTGGAAGATTTGCAGCCAACATGGAACCGCCTCAGCCGACTGGCCTTGCTGCTGCAACAAGCTTTGGTGCCTCAGCCACAGCAAAAATTAGTGTTGATGCTTCTCTTGCAGGTGCCATTATCGGTAAGGGTGGGATGAACACCAAGCAGATTTGCCGCATTACAGGCGTTAAGCTGGCAATAAGGGAGCATGAGTCAGACCCCAACTTGAGGAACATTGAGCTGGAGGGAACATTTGATCAAATCAAACATGCCAGTTCCATGGTGAGAGAACTCATCGTTAATGTTAGTTCTGCCACGTCGCTACCACCAAAGACTTCTGCTGCAGGAGCCCCAAATGCTTTGGGCAGTAACTACAAGACAAAGCTATgtgataattttaccaaaggctctTGCACATTTGGTGATCGATGCCACTTCGCCCACGGGGCGAGTGAACTGCGCAAGACTGTTCTGTGAAATGCTCTCTAGTAAATCTCTCTTTTAAACGGTTCCTATTAGCCCTTGTTGGTTGCCTTTGCATTGAGATCAGACTCACCACCACCTTGTTAGTGTTTTCCTCCTGTGCTGTAGTTGTTCTATAGCAGAGAATGACTTAAGAGACCTGTAGTACTCATAACTTTAGAGCATTTAGTTCTAAAGAAGCTGGTTTTTTTCTATTTTGCTCAGTTGTTGGAATAGACCTGCTAAAGCTGTTTGGTATTAACT
This DNA window, taken from Musa acuminata AAA Group cultivar baxijiao chromosome BXJ3-7, Cavendish_Baxijiao_AAA, whole genome shotgun sequence, encodes the following:
- the LOC103992384 gene encoding zinc finger CCCH domain-containing protein 31, translated to MDARKRARADGTTNGGSGATGPKRIRETDSNPSGLGSKSKPCTKFFSTAGCPFGEGCHFLHYVPGGIAAVSQMTNLGNPTVAAARNLMPPSTIPNGLPSSAVKTRMCNKYNTADGCKFGEKCHFAHGEWELGKPIIPSHDGHMAPSMGGRFAANMEPPQPTGLAAATSFGASATAKISVDASLAGAIIGKGGMNTKQICRITGVKLAIREHESDPNLRNIELEGTFDQIKHASSMVRELIVNVSSATSLPPKTSAAGAPNALGSNYKTKLCDNFTKGSCTFGDRCHFAHGASELRKTVL